A genome region from Heterodontus francisci isolate sHetFra1 unplaced genomic scaffold, sHetFra1.hap1 HAP1_SCAFFOLD_255, whole genome shotgun sequence includes the following:
- the LOC137366203 gene encoding histone H2AX-like — MSGRGKTSGKARAKAKSRSSRAGLQFPVGRVHRLLRKGNYAERVGAGAPVYLAAVLEYLTAEILELAGNAARDNKKSRIIPRHLQLAVRNDEELNKLLGGVTIAQGGVLPNIQAVLLPKKTSAQSSQKK, encoded by the coding sequence atgtctggaagaggaaagaccagcggcaaagctcgggccaaggccaagtctcgctcctcccgggctggactgcagttcccggtgggccgtgttcacaggctcttgagaaagggcaactatgctgagcgtgtgggtgccggagccccggtctatctggctgctgtgctcgagtatctgaccgctgaaatcctcgagctggctggcaacgcggcccgggacaacaagaagagccgcatcatccccagacacctgcagttggccgtccgcaacgatgaggagctcaacaagttgctggggggagtgaccatcgctcagggtggggtgctgcctaatatccaggccgtgctgctgcctaagaaaaccagcgctcagagctcccagaaaaagtaa